AGAGCCTTTTATCGAAACCTGTCGCGTACTTAAACAGTCTCGTCCTCAGTTAGAGTTTGTTGTAGCGTTAGTGAATGACAAACGCCGTGCTGAGTTTGAAGAAGTGTGGCAACGCGTTGCTCCGGAGCTCCAGTTTGTTTTAGTCAATGATACTGCAACCAATGTGATTACGGCCGCTGATGCGGTAATGTTAGCATCTGGGACCGTGGCATTAGAGTGTATGCTACTCAAGCGCCCGATGGTGGTTGGGTATAAAGTGAATGCCATTACCGCTTATTTAGCACGTAAATTATTGAAAACTGATTATGTTTCCTTACCGAATATTTTAGCGAAACAAGAATTGGTCAAAGAGCTATTACAAGAAGATTGCACGGTAGATAACCTGACTTATCATGTGGCTCAGTTGCTCGATACCGATAACCAAGCCATGTTGGATAAATTTGATGAAATGCATGAGTGGATTCGCAAAGATGCCGATACGCAAGCCGCTCATGCGGTATTAACATTGATAGGAAAAACGCATGCCTAAAGCTACTGTGAAAGCGCTTCCCCCATTTGATTATCCACCTGAGTTTACAGTGTTTGCCGGTGTTGATGAAGTGGGTCGTGGCCCACTAGTGGGCGATGTTGTTACCGCTGCTGTCATTCTTGATCCGCAGCGTCCTATCGCCGGATTGACCGACTCAAAAAAATTATCGGATAAAAAACGCCAAGCCTTATTCATTGAAATTAAAGCCAACGCGCTTGCCTGGTCGGTGGGGCGATGCTCTCCAGAAGAAATTGATCAATTGAATATTTTGCAAGCTACCATGGTAGCAATGCAAAGGGCGGTGGCTGGGCTTACTATTTCACCGCAAATGGTGCTTATTGACGGTAACCGAACCCCACAATTACCGATGCCGGCCGCGGCCGTGGTAAAAGGGGATTTGCGCGTTGCAGAAATCAGTGCTGCTTCAATCATTGCTAAAGTCGTACGAGATCAAGAAATGGCTGATCTTGATGCAGAGCATCCACAATTTGGTTTTGCCCAGCAT
This DNA window, taken from Vibrio palustris, encodes the following:
- the rnhB gene encoding ribonuclease HII, with product MPKATVKALPPFDYPPEFTVFAGVDEVGRGPLVGDVVTAAVILDPQRPIAGLTDSKKLSDKKRQALFIEIKANALAWSVGRCSPEEIDQLNILQATMVAMQRAVAGLTISPQMVLIDGNRTPQLPMPAAAVVKGDLRVAEISAASIIAKVVRDQEMADLDAEHPQFGFAQHKGYPTKAHFAAIEQYGVIDEHRKSFGPVKRALGLA